A segment of the Triticum urartu cultivar G1812 chromosome 1, Tu2.1, whole genome shotgun sequence genome:
ccatcatcgtcaccgcaatctacaccaacacctctgtcatcttcagcaacatcttcatcaccttcccccatctatctacagtggtccactctcccgcaacccgttgtaccctctacttgaacatggtgctttattcttcatattattatccaatgatgttttgccatcctatgatgtctgagtagattttcattgtcctatcggtaattggtgaattgctatgattggtttaatttgcttgtggttatgttgctgtcctttggtgcccatcatatgagcgcgcgcgtggatcacaccatagggttagttgtatgttgataggactatgtattggagggcaaaagtgacagaagcttcaacatagcatagaaattgatgcatacgggattgaagggggaccaatatatcttaatgctatggttgggttttaccttaatgaatgttagtagttacggatgcttgttaatagttccaatcataagtgcgcagaattccaagtcagggatgacatgctagcagtggcctctcccacataaaacttgctatcggtctagtaaagtagtcaattgcttagggacaatttcgcaactcctaccaccacttttccacactcgctatactaactttattgcttctttacctaaacagcccctactttttatttacgcgctctttattatctttcaaacctatccaaaaacacctacaaagtacttctagtttcatacttgttctaggtaaagcgaacattaagcgtgcgtagaattgtatcggtggtcgatagaacttgagggaatatttgttctacctttagctcctcgttgggttcgacactcttacttatcgaaagaggctacaattgaccccctatacttatgggttgtcaaatatcgtcattattgcctttcacttgcacgaccgaacaatgtgaaaataataatagtgcaagagtgccatggactaagctgtaATCTGCAAagcattttattcaacaggagaagacaaggtaaaatgggctttttattagttcaacagttattcatatgagagccactcaacattttcatcgtggtcttctccttggtacaactcaaataaaataaaagaaattcagaggaacacactaaaatatttttggagtttttggttttcttgggCAAGCAAATAAGAGGAAAAATAAAAACAAGAAAAAccatttacacgggaaagctcccaacaagaaaaacaAGAACAAAGAAATCTTTTTaggttttatttttaatattaCAGCTAAgcatgcatggaaagtaaactagctacaactaatttttttggtttttctaaagcttttcaaacacacaacaagaaagcaagaaaagtaaatctaagcatggatgatacaatgaaaaggtgtgaacaccgacaagatgaataagtggacatgaatgtaatgtcagtgagaaacacatactcccccaagcttaggcttttggcctaaatTGGTAATCGATCAGTAATCTGGATGGTAGTTGGGGTactgaggagcgggcatccactgatcccactgTGGAGGCTCCTCCTGTGCTGCCTCCTCAGCAGCCTGAGCGTTCTGATAGGCGATGATGTCTGCCGGCATGATCTTATATGCGCCCCTGGCAACAtgatcaaacaaagcaggagcaggcaaCGGAATAATATCACGAGTTTCAACACTAAAGACCAAGTTATAAGGAATAGGAATGTTAGGATAATCCTGTGCAAGAAAATGATGATGCTCCATGGCTGCACggtctaggtaaaccttggtcaGAGGGTAATCATGAGGGCGTATCCCAACATTAAAGTGGGCCGCCAAGCGAGTAGCATAAATCCCACCATGGATTTTACCCTGAGAGTTATTAAGATGGAGGCGacgagccacaatagctcccaagctataagtgttgtcgccctcCAGTGCACGACGTAAAACAGCAAGGTATGGTGAGCTGAGCGCACCCACCttctccctagcaagcaagcattttgCAATGAAAAGTTCAAAGTAATGAACAACAGGAAAATGCAAGCCAGCAGTAGTGGTagctgacacccctctctcatctcccatGGTCAAAGTATGATAAAATGCCTCAAACCCAGCCGGCCTAGGTTCGGCCAAGCTCCCATCAGAGgggatcatgcatatgtcacaaaattcagtaagtggtatctaaTGGTTTTCAGCATAGAAATCAAAGCTAACTTCACGAGGATTATTCCTAGGCGGGAAAGTAAAGCTCCGAACAAAAATGTTTGTGAGGATTTTTTGTTGTTCACACTCATCTGcaatgaagtcggtgaggccggcattcgcaacatattgcaTGAACTCCTGATGGATTCCAGCCTCTTCCAGGAACGGGGTGTgtggccattcgcacggccgtacCTCCGTCAACCTCTGAGGATGGAGATCACTATCAgatgactccccaataacacctTTGAAGTTCTTCTTGGagccaaacttcctaaagatattcatggttttcctatgaacaaaattctgaaatttattagcccacaaaattttctcaacaaaacttcacaaaaatgataccaactactcatagggatacatagaggccatagcaaccattcaaactacttagaacactaagaatttaacatgcaagcacatctacaccagcaccaagagtagctaattattcaaaatataaaccacaaaaacaaaaactaattggacaaacggtggagtcacataccaagcaacagtcccccgaaacagtttcggaaacggaacttcgagcaaagagatcgaaatccgcgggtttgaggtcaagaacatgggagagagagagcaatggagattttttctggaggtaagtgatgatgtggtgtaaagagataagtgagagggcccacgtggggaccacaacccaccagggcgcgcataggtgggttgtgcccacctggtgcacctccctctgatgtttattgcaccaaaaaaattaaatattcagaaaaaatcgtattaaattttcagggcattatgagaacttttatttttgggtcatttttttatCGCACGAGAaaatcagaaaacagacaaaacaaggcattttattttatttaactaataaaaatagagaataaaaagtaggatagaaagtagtgcttactaaattcatcaacttcataccgtttaaaaatgatccattaataagcttgatcaggtcttattaacaaccactttcgattagcatgaaaccgaagaactttcataaatcaataacttacctcaatggggatatccatgtccccaacaataagcagttcatatttctttttgacagtaggtagaggtatttgaaaacttctaatagtgattgtcagagatttttcaataacattaataccattcacttggaattgtttcttcggaaagtgcaccgtatgctcattaccattgatatgaaaagtgaccttgcttttattgcaaccaataacagcccctgcagtattcaagaagggtctaccaaggataattgacatgttgtcgtcctcgggcatctcaaatATAACAAAGTCaatcaaaatagtaacattagcaacaacaatgggcacatcctcacagataccgataggtatggcagttgactTGTCAGCCAtgtgcaaagatatttcagtaggtgtgagtttattcaagtcaagtcttttatataaagagaaaggcataacactaacaccagctcctaaatcacacaaagcaattttcacataattctttttgatagagcaaggtatagttggtattcccggatctccaagttttttagatactccatctttaaaagtgtaattagctaCCATAGTGGagattttagcttccggtatttttctcttatttgtgatgatgtctttcatatactttgcatatgGAGGCATTTTCacgatatcagtcaagcgagtacgcaaaaagactggcctcagcatttcagcaaagcgttcaaattcttcatcatcattctttttagttgacttaggtggaaaaggcataggtttttgaacccacggttctctttctttaccgtgttttctagcaacaaagtctcctttgtcatatcttttactcttagcttgtgggttatcaagatcaacaggtggttctatctcaacatcattgtctggttctttattatttggttgggTATCTTCATGAGCATtagcattatctttttcattatcactaggtgagtgttcattaccagaccgagtttcagcatcagagatagaagtttcattatcattatcaagAGGTTTCTCTATTTTAGGTTCACTAgcagcatgcaaagtcctatcattttctttttctttttagaaggactaggtgcactagtgttattTCTTTGTgagtcttgttcaattctctTTGGGTGCCCCtcgggataaagtggttcctgagtcattttacctcctctagttgcaaatctaacaacaaagtcatgcatattattattcatttcatcaagcaactctctttgagatttagcaacttgttctaactgagtttgaaccatagaagcatgttttccaacacctctaacatcatttgaaattctaaataacaagtcactcaagcgagcaatcatatcagaattatatttcaattatttcataacatttgcattgaagtgatcttgttttctaatgtagttttcaaactcataaaggcattggctagaatgcatattgtgaggattgtctttatcattgaacttcataaaagaatttacctctaccaccttaggcagcggtggtgtattaagcccatgtatttcttcaataggaggtaaatttttaacatcttcagctttaatacatttttccttcatagatttctttgcctcttgcatatcttcaggactgagatataatatacccccttcttcggagtgggtttaggcggtgattcaggaatagtccaatcttcataatttttcaatatgttattcaataattcctcAGCTTGTCGAATAGTTCGTcccctgaaaacacaactagcacaactatctaggaagtccctagaagcatcggttagtccattatagaagatatcaagtatttcatttttcttaagaggatgatcaggcaaagcattaagtaactggcaaagcctcccctaagcttgtgggagactctcttctttagtttgcacaaagttaaatatatCATGTAAGGCAACtagtttcttatgagcagggaaatatttttcagagaagtaataaatcatatcctggggactacgcacacagccaggagcaagagtattgtaccaagctttagcatcaccctttaatgagaaataaaataatttgagaataaagtagtAGCAAgctttctcatcatgagtaaaaagggtggctatatcattcagcttagtaagatgtgccacaacagtttcagtttcataaccatggaaaggatcagattcaaccaaagtaattaactctgggtcgacagagaattcataatccttatcatcaataaagatagatgaagtagcaaacttaggatcacatttcattctagcattcagagatttttctttatacttgtgtagtaatttctctagatcatctctatcattacaagcaagaatatctctagttgtttcttcactcataacataaccttccggtaccttaggcaattcatatctaggagggctagttctagcaggCGTTTCACgagattcagtttcaagctcatcatcagattcaacaacatcatgttgtattactctagcaatttattcatcaagaaattcaccaagtggcacatcatcattaacaagcaaggtactagcatcatcataagcatcattcatagtagaagtagcatcatcaataacttgcgacatatcagaattgatagcatgtggtggtgtagcaagtttactcataacataaggtgaatctaaagtagaactggatgacagttccttacctcccctcgtctttgagggaaatatcttagaggatccttcagattcttcatagtgataatatgataataataatcccaagtgactcaataAATATAGCTatactcctcggcaacggcgccagaaaaaggtcttgataacccataagtataggggatcacaacagttttcgaggatagagtattcaacccaaatttatagattcgacacaatgggaaccaaagaatatttgaaggtattagcaactgagttgtcaattcaaccacacctgaagattaattatctacaacaaagtgatcagtagcaaagtagtatgatagttttgatagcaGTGACAGCAGCAATAATAATAGTAATAGTGATaccagtaattttgtagcaagtgtaacagtgatgatagcagtagtactTAGCAAAAACAATATGGAAAAtttcgtaggcattggattggtgacttgttggatgatattcatcatgtgacagttataaccaagggcgatacagcactagctccagttcatcgatataatgtaggtatgtgtttcgtaaatagtcatacgtgctttattaaaagaacttgcatgacatcttttgtcctaccctcccatagCAGCGGGCTCCAtattgaaaactaagggatattaaggcctccttttaatagagaaccggaacaaagcattaacccATTGtcaatacatgaactcctcaaactacggtaatcaccggaagaagtcccggttattgtcactccggggttaccggatcataacacgtagtaggtgactataacttgcaagatcggatccaactcctcaccgaccagcgagcctatgaagaaattactcactcccggtggggagcatcatggaattggcgatggagaagggttggtgatgatgaagaacgaagatccctCTCTCTGGagcccaaacggactccagatctgccctcccgaggaagaacagggcttggcagcggctccatcccgtggatcacgataattccttctccctgattttttcctttgaaaataggattttatagcgtcggtttcagggtctgcagGGCCAGCaagtggggacaacccacctgggcgcgccaggagagggggcgcgccctggtgggttgtgcccacccaggggcccctctctggtaggtcttggctctagaaattcttatatattatataaaaattcctcgcaaagtttcgttccattccgagtacttttatttctgcacaaaaacaacaccatgatagttctgctgaaaacaacgtcagtccggagttagtttcattcaaatcatggaaattagagtccaaaataagaggaaaagcgtgagaaaaagtagatacgttcgagacgtatcaaTAGGTTGCTTCGATTACTTGTTACTCTCCGGTTTCCACTGCAAGTGTTGAGCGTGCTTTCTCGAGCTTGAAGATTATCAAGTCCAGACTATGTAGTCGTATGGAATATGATTTTCTTACATGGAGTTTGTTGCTACAGATTGAATGGGAAATTGTGTAAAAAAACTCCTTGGGATGATATAATTGCTGATTTCAAAAGTAGGAAGAATAGAAGAGTGTATCTCTAGTTGGCAGTAGTTCTAGTCGGTTCTGTTTAGCTGTCTTTTCGTCATTTGGTGTCACTATTGTTTGGTGTTGTCTGTGCGTAGTAGCTTGTTTTGAACATATCCCTACTTCCTTAGATCCTGAACTAGTTGAGGGGATGGCTCTTCGCCCTTCTATCTATtgtttttagaaaaggaggatgaccccagCCTGGGCGATGCATAtggccactttattaattatttttatactccctccttctatctatatagggcctaatgcatttttcaagaccgtctttgactattgacaaaattaatagtacatgacatgcataatgtaaaaattatatcattgaaagctcctttcacatacgaatttgacgatatgttttgtgtaagttgcatgtcatatattattgctctaacatttggtcaaagttagccttgaaaaacgcattaggccttatatagatggaaggagggagtaagaccttacaaagtaataccacagtaagactaaagccgcCGTCTAAGCAACAAACTGTCACTACACCTATCGAGTTGATGAAGGGGCGCAGATAGcttgggcctaataccaaacatacatcgcagccaaacctaacatctaagacctgaggatCCATCCAGGAAGCCTGCCGGGCATGGGTCTCGCCGGTCCGGCGTGCTCtcagaggccgccgccgccaactgccACCGCTCCATCTTCAGAACTGTACTGATGCATCAACTTTGCTCGGTCCAGCtatcgtcgacgccaccacggcgcGCAACGGCACCTCCTCCCTGCGCGCAAACAGTTGTGCACGTCGCGGTCGCCACTGATACACCTCAGCACCATGCTGCCAAGTATCACCATCCAACACAGCTTGAAGTCTTTGAAAGatctgtcgtgcgtagcacctgcTGACCAGGCATGATAAAGCGTAGCACCTGTCGGTCAGGCATGACTTAACATCTCCACCGAAGCTCCGTGCAAGacgaagccgctccacctcctgcctctgacttccagcgctgctccgcaaacgatgctcccaagatagaaacgacaccgcagtgccgccatcgtccgatttggaacaccagatcctagggtttcccccagaGCAGCACGAGTGGGTCGACAGTAGTTACACGATGATGCCTCCATCAAGGTAACGGCGTAGAACGCCGCCATCGCCTACCAACGGCTCGATTTTCACCGGCAACCATGTCTCCCCAATTCGCAGCCGGGACTAGATGATGGATCTCGAGATCCGATCACCAAGTTTTTGGCCGGCCCTTCTATCTATTTGGCACGAGAACCATGCAGAGGCCGGATATGTGCTTATAGTGATTGTATTCTTTTAATGCAATATTATGAGTCAATAAAATCCGCTCTTTATCAAAAAATCTATTTGGCACGAGAAAAGAATTTATGCACGGTGAGCATTGCTTCAGATTGTCTTTCATTGGTGCAACACCTCATACATACTCAAGACCGCTCATCTGTTGGTGCAGTGGTGGTGGACATTAGGCATGTAGCATTCGACTTCGACTTGTGGTCTAGAATCACATTTGTCGGCATATTAATGTTCCTGCTTATTTGTTAGCTAAATCTTATTTGAGCTCTATAGTAGTCTTTGTGTTATTCTTTCTGCTCCGGGGTGTATCTAAAAGACTATGTAATTTGTTTACTTAATTAATAAAAGAGAGTATGTCGATGTTTCTATAAAAAAAATGAGTGAATTCCACTTTTTACCCCATATTTATACACTTATGACACTAATTACCCCTTTCAGTGAAAATTCGTCTAGAATACCCCTTTTGAAATCTTTGGACCCTTGTTTTTTGATGCGTGTCCATCAGGTAAGGTGTGAGGTGACGCCCTGTATCCAAAAACATGTGGACGGCCACAAGGAGTGGAACAGATAGACAAGAGAAGTTTGGACAAGATCGCCAATGATGCCCTCCGATCCTTACAGTTTTTTTTACAAATCAATGACGCAACATCTGTTCCTATCGACCATAAACAAACAAAATGTAAAACTGGGGTAAAACCGTGTTAAAAGTCTCCAAAATCTGACATTTCGATAAAAGTTCCGCTAAATAGGGTAATATGTGTCACAAATGTACAACTACAAGGTAAAAAATGGAATTCACTCTAAAAAAATCAATAAtacgttcggattttaagcatggcaaccCAGACGTTttgattttaagcatggcaaccCGACAATTTTTCATGACAACTTTAGAAAATCGCCATGTTTTACCAACTAAACTTACCACCTCGCGCCAACTAAAGTTGTTATGAAAACGTTCAGGCTGTCATGCTTAAAGTCCGAAAGTTTGGGATTTACTGGGTCAAAAAAATGTGCATACATTTTTAGCAATTCCTTGACGTCCTGTGAGAAAGCTACTTGCTTCGAAGTAGTATTATCATCTCATAGCGAAGCCGGGAGCTTGAATACACTGTGACGCGAGCACGGCGTCCAGTCAGGATGGCAGGTTACTCGGTTCGTTGGACTTCAACTCCGATCGAAATTTGAACGGAGGAAGAGTAACTAACTCTTAACCATATCGTATAAGAGATTTAACCACCTTCCATAATCTGTTTGGATTTCTTCCGGTACGACAATTCCAGTTGAACTTGGACCGTAGGGAATATCTAACTCCTAACCATATTAGAGCTTACCTCCATTTgtcaaacaaacaaacaaaatcGTAGTTTACCTCCACGTCAGGAAAGCCATATCCGATAGTAACTCCTTACTTGGGGAGGACGAACCCGCCACCCACGACTATATAAGCTCTGCCCGGCCTCCCAGCTTCGATCACCCCAAATCCCCATTCCCCAAGTCGTTTCCTCCAGTCGAGCTGTGTTCCCGGCGATCAAGATAGCAAGATGGTTTCCGCCGACGCCGCCCGCAACATCGTCGGCATCGTCGGCAATGTCATCTCCTTCGGGCTCTTCCTCTCCCCTGTGTAAGCCGCCACCCTCCTCCTCTCATcccgccgccgccctccgcccTCCGCTGGTCCAATCTAATCTATGCATGGAAGGTGGTTGCCGGTGACAACTGGGGTATGGATCTGATGCTTGTCTGTGCAGGCCGACGTTCTGGCGGATCAtcaaggccaaggacgtggaggAGTTCAAGCCGGACCCCTACCTGGCGACGCTGCTCAACTGCATGCTCTGGGTCTTCTACGGCCTCCCCATCGTCCACCCCAACAGCATCCTCGTCGTCACCATCAACGGGATCGGGCTCGTCATCGAGAGCGCCTACCTCATCATATTCTTCATCTACGCCACCAGGAACACACGGGTACGTAGTAGTATTGTCTCTTTTCGGCGTTCATTTCTGTATGTATACAAGATCTGCCCCTAGCTAACCCATGCATGCCAATGCGCGCGTGCAGTTGAAGATGCTCGGCGTGCTCGCCGTCGAGGCCTTGTTCATGGTGGCCGTGGTGGCCGGCGTGCTCCTCGGCGCCCACACCCACGAGAAGCGCTCCATGATCGTCGGCATCCTCTGCGTCATCTTCGGCTCGGTCATGTACGCCTCCCCGCTCACCATCATGGTACGTGCTCGATCCATCGCTTGATCCACTCTTCAATCCTCGATCCGTTTGTTTCTATTTCTATATACGGCGGCGTTGTTTACTTTGGAATACAATTAATGGGAAAGGATAATGTACACACACCTTCCTATTTTAAGCATCGTATCAAACCTGTCTAAACAAACGTGCTGCCTTTTTGGCCAAATCGTCATGATCTTCACACACCAAGTTCTTTGACAAGATGTTGCCTTGCATGCTTAATTATATGTTAAGTCAAAACGCATACAGTTTATTCACCACAATAGGCAACACACAGCCCGTACGTGTCGTGTACTTATGTATCTGTACTTGCATCCCGTGTAGCCAGCCAACCATGCTTTCTGTTGC
Coding sequences within it:
- the LOC125537810 gene encoding bidirectional sugar transporter SWEET6a-like, yielding MVSADAARNIVGIVGNVISFGLFLSPVPTFWRIIKAKDVEEFKPDPYLATLLNCMLWVFYGLPIVHPNSILVVTINGIGLVIESAYLIIFFIYATRNTRLKMLGVLAVEALFMVAVVAGVLLGAHTHEKRSMIVGILCVIFGSVMYASPLTIMGKVIKTRSVEYMPFVLSLVNFLNGCCWTAYALIKFDLYITIPNGLGAVFGLAQLILYGCYYRSTPKEGKNVELPTVKVTKNSVGGGRVSVTVEK